One window of Klebsiella quasivariicola genomic DNA carries:
- a CDS encoding 4Fe-4S dicluster domain-containing protein, protein MNRFLIASAQQCIGCRTCEVACVVAHQQAQDVAALSTNHFAPRIRVVKSGDISTATACRQCEDAPCASVCPQGAIQRDNDVWWVDQRRCIGCKSCMVACPYGAMTVTVVSQQAQALKCDLCHHRAEGPACVAACPTQALRVMVPAELEALCAQKRQRLALA, encoded by the coding sequence ATGAACCGGTTTCTTATTGCCAGTGCCCAGCAGTGTATTGGCTGTCGTACCTGTGAAGTGGCCTGCGTGGTCGCGCACCAGCAGGCACAGGATGTCGCCGCCCTGTCGACGAACCATTTTGCGCCGCGTATTCGGGTGGTGAAAAGCGGTGACATATCGACGGCGACGGCCTGCCGGCAATGCGAGGATGCGCCCTGCGCCAGCGTTTGCCCGCAGGGGGCGATTCAGCGTGACAATGACGTCTGGTGGGTCGACCAGCGGCGCTGCATCGGCTGCAAAAGTTGCATGGTAGCCTGCCCGTACGGCGCGATGACCGTCACGGTGGTGAGCCAGCAGGCACAGGCGCTGAAATGCGATTTATGCCATCACCGCGCCGAGGGTCCGGCCTGCGTGGCCGCCTGCCCGACGCAGGCGCTGCGGGTGATGGTTCCCGCAGAGCTGGAAGCGCTATGCGCGCAAAAACGCCAGCGGCTGGCGCTGGCGTGA